TTTTTCCGGTTCCTTCCTGGAAATAAAATTGATGAGGCAGACGATAATGTGAACCAAAGGCTTTAATCGACAAAACCTTTTCAGCGTTTGCAGACTGTTTCAATGTTGCCACATTCTGTTCGTTCACAAACAGGGTAATATCTTTTTTGTTTCCCCAAGTATTACCCTCAAAATCATACCGCAATGTCATATAATCTCCGCTGAGCAAAGCACGCGGATCCACAGGAGCTATTTTAAAATATACGGTTTGGGCTTCTTTTAAAGCGCGTTGAGTATTGCACACATAACCGCCCAAGATACCGGAAATCAAACAAGCACACAGAAAAAACAATTTAGCACGCATTTTCCCCCCTTCTCAGCCAAGCATATACGCCCAACAACAAAAGGCCTACACCCATTAAATAATATGACTTTATTAGCAAAGTGGTTTGCATATTATAATATAGCCAAACAAACCCTGCGGCAAAGATAAAAACTCCCCACACTTTTTGATATAGATTTTTTTGAATAAATCCCAAACTTACCAAAGCCAATCCTGCCGTACTCCCTGTATTGGTTAAATAACATAAAAATAGCATTAAGCCAATCATCACCAAGCTCGAACGATGGCGTACCTGCCAAATGTATATAAGTGCAAATCCTCCGCCCAGCAACAGATGAGAAAAACCGCTAAAAACAGTATTTTTTCCATCATAAAAAAACATCATGAGCGGTCCACTCGACACCAACATCAGCCCCCAAGCCAACGGGCGTAAATTTTCTTTTTTCAGCAAAAACAAAACGTAAGCTAAGAGAAATAAAACCACCGACACCCATTCCATCGCAAAGGCGGACTTAGTGTACTCTGCCAAGTAAGCCATGCCCGTAAATCCGGCAGCGGCCACAGTTAGAATGCGGTCCATTTTTTGGCTAAATATGCGGTAGCTGGCTACGGCCAACAAAGAGGTTAACAAAAAAATACCGCCGATTTGGAAATTAAAAATTTCGGTTAGTCCCATTACCAATAAGGTTTTCCCCACCAATGAAAAAGCTAAAGAAAGTTGCACCATAAAAGCCTTCCCCACCGCTTGTATGTTTTGTGCTTTCTCTGATGAATGCGCCAACAAAGCGGCAAATAATGTGTAAATAACACCAGGTATCAAACTTTGCTGGAAAGCCGAAAAACCAAAACAGAGGATTATCATCAAGCAGGACATCCACGCTCCAAAAGCCAATAATACTGACACCATAATAGGAACTTGATTTTTATTAGTCATGTGCTTGCCCCCGTTCAGATTGCCCAGAAGTCAACATATATACGGCCCAAGCCGAACCGCCAAAAATAAGCAGGTAAAAGTTAATCCACATCTCTGAGAAGAAATGAAAGTACGAGGATAAAATGTCTATCAACAAACAATCCACGACAAAAGCACATAAGCCCAACTGCGTAGAACCGCGTTTTTTGGCATAAGCATAAATAGCCAAAAGGAAAACCAGACAAAAAGAAACCCAAAAACCATCATTTTCCATTCCGTTAATTAAGCAAGCCCACAAAGCCGGAATTAAAAAGAAAAGTGAAAACAAAGGCCCTTGCTTTTTTTGAAAATAGGCTTTTTCGGAAAAAGCGAAACAAAGGGTATTGAACAGAAAAATCTGCCAAAACCAATATTCTGATGATAAATAGCAACAATAGCCGTTCAAAAGACCGGCCCATAAAAGCCATATCCAACGATTTCCCGCCAACAAAGCCAACGGTAATAAACACAATGCCCATACGCCTAAAAATTCATACACAAAAGAACCCGTTTGATATACTTGCCCATATACAGCCCAAAAAATACCTATAAATATACCGCAAGAAAAAGAAAGCACCTTTCCGGTATTGCTAGAAAGGCCTTTAAAATAAGCTGATACGGCACATCCCAGCAACCCCAACAAAGGCAAAGAAAATTTTAACACAAGGCCTATTTTTTCCCAATTATAGGCAAAAAAACAGACAATTCCGCTCAAAAGCAAAGCAACACCCGTTAAACCCAGCAAAGAAATGCTCCAACAAGGTAAAGAAAGACGAAAAAGAGAAGTATTTTTGTTCATAGTTTTATTGTAGCAATTAAATCCTTTAAAATACCAGATAAATGCTATGCTCAGGTTTTTATCCTCTCAAAAGGCTCTTTTTTTAAACAGTTTTTAACTCTTTCAAAAAGGACCTATAAAATGATAGGTCTTTTGTTGTTTTTTTTTAGGTCCTTTGGCCCTTGTTGACAAATGTTTAAACTAATAAAATAAATTTGTAGTAATACTTTAAAACAAGGAGTTATCCTATATGAAAAAAGCAGTTTTGTTGTTAGCTGGTTTGGTCTTATTGCCTGTTTTTGCGAATGCACAGGGCTTCGTTCCTATGGGTTGGTCCCCTGACCCTAGACAAACGGATGAAAATTTTAAAAATAATGCTTTTTTTAAAGCAGGACAAGCAATGAGAGAAGCAATAAGAAAAGCTAATGAAAAACAAGAAATGTTATCTTATTTAAAAGAAGCCATTGTGTATACAGGAAGCGGTGGTGCTAGCGGTACGGGTGGCGGTGGTTGGCATTCTGCCCCGCATCACTGGGATACGGATAAATTAGCAGAACTCCTCAAAAACGACGAAAATTTTTGGTCGTGGTTTGACTCTAACAGAGATATTGTTTTTAATTTCATTAAAGAACAGAACTTGGAAAATACTTATGAAGCTTTTCTTGTCTTTGGCAAAGATCCTATTTTGACAGAACAAGAAATATTATGTCATGACTCTACATCATGTCATGACTCTGTATCTCGTATTGACTCTGTAAAAACAACTACTAAAGGCTTACGTGCTGTGGTTAACTGTAGAACTTACGAACCTGTTGTAATACGTTTCAATAGTGGTTATACTTCTTATGGCTTCAAAGAAAAAATTGTTAAAAAGGACTTCCCCATTTCAGAGGAAGGATTAGAAAAATGGCGTCAAATGCGCGGATATACTAACTAAATGAAAAACTCCGCTTATAAAAAGCGGAGTTTTTTTTCTATTCTCCAAGTTTTGTATAATAATTAAAATAAGTTTTTGGAGAGGTGTGTGAGTGGTTGAAACAGCAGGTCTCGAAAACCTGTAAGCCGCAAGGCTTCGAGGGTTCAAATCCCTCCCTCTCCGTATGATTAAAAAACACCCGCAAGGGTGTTTTTTAATTTACAATCAGACAAGATTGGTATAAGCTGTATTATTCCGCACAGTAATTGTAAATCCGCAGGGACTTTATAACCCCCTCTTATCGCGCCAATTGATTAGAGCCATTTTTTTTGCTTTGCAACTGCAAGATCAGATTTATTTTTTTCATGGGTAAAAATACTCTAATAGATGTCTCCCTGCCAAACGTAAACACATTATCAACAACCAAAGATTCTCTTTTTTGTTTTACGGGCAAATTTTCAATCCGTAAACAATTTTGAAATAATATTCGGCCTTGTCGGAACTTCAATCGATCAAGATGAATTCTTTGATAAATCTTTTAAAAATGCTATAATAACTGTGTTGAATTTATCGGGCGTGTAGCTCAGTTGGGAGAGCGCCTCGTTCGCAACGAGGAGGTCGTCGGTTCGATCCCGATCACGTCCACTTTTTAGATTAAAACCTCGCACAAGCGGGGTTTTTTTATTTTAAAAAGAGGCGGTCTTCGCTCCGAATAAAGCAAAGGAGGTCGTCGGTTCGTCTCGGGTCACGTCCACTTTTTAGATTAAAACCTCGCACAAGCGGGGTTTTTTTTATTTTAAAAAG
Above is a window of Elusimicrobiaceae bacterium DNA encoding:
- a CDS encoding DUF2157 domain-containing protein, whose amino-acid sequence is MNKNTSLFRLSLPCWSISLLGLTGVALLLSGIVCFFAYNWEKIGLVLKFSLPLLGLLGCAVSAYFKGLSSNTGKVLSFSCGIFIGIFWAVYGQVYQTGSFVYEFLGVWALCLLPLALLAGNRWIWLLWAGLLNGYCCYLSSEYWFWQIFLFNTLCFAFSEKAYFQKKQGPLFSLFFLIPALWACLINGMENDGFWVSFCLVFLLAIYAYAKKRGSTQLGLCAFVVDCLLIDILSSYFHFFSEMWINFYLLIFGGSAWAVYMLTSGQSERGQAHD
- a CDS encoding DUF4401 domain-containing protein, whose product is MTNKNQVPIMVSVLLAFGAWMSCLMIILCFGFSAFQQSLIPGVIYTLFAALLAHSSEKAQNIQAVGKAFMVQLSLAFSLVGKTLLVMGLTEIFNFQIGGIFLLTSLLAVASYRIFSQKMDRILTVAAAGFTGMAYLAEYTKSAFAMEWVSVVLFLLAYVLFLLKKENLRPLAWGLMLVSSGPLMMFFYDGKNTVFSGFSHLLLGGGFALIYIWQVRHRSSLVMIGLMLFLCYLTNTGSTAGLALVSLGFIQKNLYQKVWGVFIFAAGFVWLYYNMQTTLLIKSYYLMGVGLLLLGVYAWLRRGENAC
- a CDS encoding GDYXXLXY domain-containing protein — encoded protein: MRAKLFFLCACLISGILGGYVCNTQRALKEAQTVYFKIAPVDPRALLSGDYMTLRYDFEGNTWGNKKDITLFVNEQNVATLKQSANAEKVLSIKAFGSHYRLPHQFYFQEGTGKKYELAVYAQAAVLPNGNILLTGLTDENFNLL